The following nucleotide sequence is from Vibrio sp. VB16.
TAAGAGTCATCCCAACGAATATCATTTTCATCATTGTATTTAGAATACCCAGACGTTATGCGAAAGGCATAATCATTATCTAGGTGTTCATAACTCACATAGCTGCCCCACTCATCTTTATTAAATTGACCAAAACCAGAGTTAATGGGTTGTTCAGTAGCTGCAATAAATTTGGCAGAACGATTGCCACGATTCAATCGTGCTGAGTCTAAACTATATTGCAGCTCACTTGCCGCAACACTAACAGCGTAAGATTCAGACGCCGAACCGTTTGCGAGATCATCACCAAACAATGCCCAACGCAGCGGGTAATAACCAGTAGGAGAGGCGATTTGACCAGAGTCGGATAAGAGGACAATAGAAGATCGTAGGAATGGGTCTTGGGCTTCTAGCCAAGGGGAAGCCTCTAATATGGGTGATACCAGCAATATAGAAAAAAGCACCGACTTTCTCAGCCAACTTGCTACGATATCAACATTATCGTTATTCAAAATCATTGTTACTCAAAATTCTCACCGACATACCAAGTTAACCAACATTAGTCTGAGCTGCTCTTTCATTAATTAGGTACGCTACCGCCCCTTAGTGTAAGCGCAAAACTATACAGCGCAAAGACAGGTTATTTATAGGCAGCCAATTTCGGTGCATTATCCATAACTATGTATTAATTAGCAAAGAGAATTTCGTATTTAGTACCAAGTACTTAATCTAAGACAATTGATATAAATATCAAAAATTTGGCATTCTGTTAATCCAATTAATTAGCGCTTATCGTTTTTGAGTTTATTTGATATATTGTGCGGAGCTGACTAATAAAGGTTAGTGAAACATCGATGTTTTAAAAGGAAATTACTATGACAAAGAGTTTAACTGCTCTGGTTCTTGCTTTATTCGCTAGCTCAGCCATGGCTGCGGGTGAGGTTACCAGTGCCGCTAGTACTGGTAGTAGCAGTGCCGCTGGTACTGGTACTGCTGCTAGTTCTGGTACTGCTGCTGGTTCTGGTGCTGCTGCTGGTTCTGGTGCTGCTGCTGGTACTGGTGCTGCTGCTGGTACTGGCGTTGCCGCTGGTTCAACGGTTGCTGCTAGCGCGGCGGCTGTGGGTGGCCTTTCCGCCGTAGGGCTTACAGCAATTGCGGTCGCAGCGGTTGCCACTGTTGCTGTTGTTGCTGATGACGACAACAACACAGGTACCACTGGCACCACTGGTACCAACTAAGTTTGTGTTAGTAACTTAAAAGCCATCGGCAAGTTGCTTGATGGCTTTTTTTACTGATCCGTTTTCACTGTTCCTCTTTGATTAATCTGTTTGAGCTGAACGGTATTGTACATTCGTTATCATATAGAAGTTGTTACCAATGAAAATCCTCAAGATTTCCGTTCTGACAGTTGCACTATCCACGATATTTATCGCTGGCTGTACCCAAAATTTTCAACACGTTAACTCAACCATTAATGAGGGAGTGTTCGGTTTTGACGATGCTAATAAATCCGAACAAGAAATCGCCGGGCTACCATACGCAAGCAGTAACGTAACCATAGATGATGGTAGCCAGATATTCGTTGTTTTAGCGTTAGTAGAACCGTCAAGCAATAATAAAGGCCAAACCCAACTAAAATGGACAAGTTCAGACTACGGCATGCTCGTGACCGAAAATGGCCGCCTCGTCAAAACCCTTAAGCTGCCACAAGATAATTTAGCTGGTTTAGCCGATACAAACAGTGGTGACCCGCTCGCCCTTTATGGTCAAAAACCAAATCAACACACATGGCACGCAGTTTACGACTGGCAACCAGACTATCGTTATCACTTTGTTGCCAAGATAAACTGGCACTTTGTTTCACAACAAGACCTTACATCCGCAGCGTGGACTAAAAAAACCAATTATTATCGAGAGGAGGTCTATATTCCCTCTTTAGACGTTGAGTTTACCAACCAGTTTTGGTTAGACGCCATCACCCATGAGGTCGTAAAGTCCATCCAATACATCGGTCCTGATATGTCCAGCGTCGATATGACGATTCTTAAACCTTATGCCGGATAAACCATGCTAAAACCATTTAAATATCTATTGGCAAGCTTACCTTTTTTTACCTTTTTTGCTTTTGCCAATACGCTGACCGTCAATTTGTCAGAGTATTCTGTCAACCTATCCTATCCGCAAACCTATCGGCTGCATCAGGTTATTTCGGATACCAATAACCTTGTGGCCAAAAACCGGTACGCTACCCCGTTTTGGTTGCGTGCACAGTTGATCCAACCCGACCTGAATGAAGATATAAAGATAGAGAAATCTAAAATCTTAGAGAAGCTAGAGTATCTCGCTAAATATCATCCAGAATTTGCTCCGAAAGCGGATAGTATTCGCACTGCTATTAATGAAAACCACTTCAACCATCGCTATTTTATCCCTTTAGATAATGACCAGATTCGGCTAGAAAGCCAATTGAACCCATTGCTTAAAGGCACTTATACGCTAATTACACCGCCTCGGCCTAGACAGGTTTACGTGGTAGGTACATTGCAAGCTATTACTCCGGTAACACACCAAAACAGTGCTAATCCATTGGCCTATTTAGACGCTGTTTCGTTACCATCGGGTAGCGATATTGCCCATGTTTTTATCATTCAGCCCGATGGCTATGT
It contains:
- a CDS encoding YjbF family lipoprotein, translating into MKILKISVLTVALSTIFIAGCTQNFQHVNSTINEGVFGFDDANKSEQEIAGLPYASSNVTIDDGSQIFVVLALVEPSSNNKGQTQLKWTSSDYGMLVTENGRLVKTLKLPQDNLAGLADTNSGDPLALYGQKPNQHTWHAVYDWQPDYRYHFVAKINWHFVSQQDLTSAAWTKKTNYYREEVYIPSLDVEFTNQFWLDAITHEVVKSIQYIGPDMSSVDMTILKPYAG
- a CDS encoding capsule biosynthesis GfcC D2 domain-containing protein; amino-acid sequence: MLKPFKYLLASLPFFTFFAFANTLTVNLSEYSVNLSYPQTYRLHQVISDTNNLVAKNRYATPFWLRAQLIQPDLNEDIKIEKSKILEKLEYLAKYHPEFAPKADSIRTAINENHFNHRYFIPLDNDQIRLESQLNPLLKGTYTLITPPRPRQVYVVGTLQAITPVTHQNSANPLAYLDAVSLPSGSDIAHVFIIQPDGYVISFSNPIWQNNKTYLAPGAIILAGFDSLPKEYALLNQQIAELLRYMEPIQENAFEGEAK